One window of the Thermasporomyces composti genome contains the following:
- a CDS encoding Mrp/NBP35 family ATP-binding protein — MQKVPTKEQVLAALNGVLDPEIRRPITDLGMVESVEVRPDGTVLVTVLLTVAGCPMRDTLTKEVTRALSPLPGVTDVRVTLGVMSDEQRRDLQNRLRGAAPAKQNPFTRPDSLTRIYAIASGKGGVGKSSVTVNLAVAMARHGLKVGLLDADVYGHSVPAMLGIADQRPTQVENMIMPVPAYDVKVMSIGMLKPGRQHVVAWRGPMLHRALTQMLTDVFWGDLDVLLLDLPPGTGDMAISVGQQLSNAEVVVVTTPQEAAAEVAERAGTIASMLRQKVVGVVENMSWLPCPHCGPSHRIDVFGSGGGSRVAATLTQRFGYEVPLLGEVPLDPRLRAGGDSGVPVVLDDPDSAAAETLTLLAKQLAERRPSLVGRSLTITPTRHPTSDTAASGR; from the coding sequence ATGCAGAAGGTGCCCACCAAGGAGCAGGTCCTCGCCGCGTTGAACGGCGTCCTCGACCCGGAGATCCGCCGACCCATCACCGACCTGGGCATGGTCGAGTCGGTCGAGGTGCGCCCCGACGGCACCGTCCTCGTCACCGTGCTCCTGACCGTGGCCGGCTGTCCGATGCGCGACACCCTCACCAAGGAGGTCACGCGGGCGCTGTCGCCGCTGCCGGGCGTCACCGACGTGCGGGTCACCCTCGGCGTGATGTCCGACGAGCAGCGGCGCGATCTCCAGAATCGGCTGCGGGGTGCGGCGCCTGCGAAGCAGAACCCGTTCACCAGGCCGGACTCCCTCACCCGGATCTACGCGATCGCCTCCGGCAAGGGCGGTGTCGGCAAGTCCTCGGTGACGGTCAACCTCGCGGTCGCGATGGCCCGGCACGGGCTGAAGGTCGGCCTGCTGGACGCCGACGTCTACGGTCACTCGGTGCCGGCCATGCTCGGCATCGCGGACCAGCGTCCGACCCAGGTCGAGAACATGATCATGCCGGTGCCGGCCTATGACGTGAAGGTCATGAGCATCGGCATGCTCAAGCCGGGCCGGCAGCACGTCGTGGCCTGGCGTGGGCCGATGCTCCATCGCGCCTTGACCCAGATGCTGACCGACGTCTTCTGGGGCGACCTCGACGTTCTTCTGCTGGACCTGCCCCCCGGCACCGGCGACATGGCCATCTCGGTGGGCCAGCAGCTCTCCAACGCCGAGGTGGTGGTGGTGACGACGCCTCAGGAGGCAGCCGCCGAGGTGGCTGAGCGAGCCGGCACCATCGCGTCGATGCTGCGTCAGAAGGTCGTGGGCGTGGTGGAGAACATGTCGTGGCTGCCGTGCCCGCACTGCGGGCCGAGCCACCGGATCGACGTGTTCGGCAGCGGCGGGGGTAGCCGAGTCGCCGCCACGCTGACCCAACGATTCGGGTACGAGGTCCCCCTCCTAGGCGAAGTGCCACTCGACCCCCGCCTGCGAGCGGGTGGTGACAGCGGGGTCCCGGTCGTCCTCGACGATCCGGACTCGGCGGCCGCGGAGACGCTCACACTGCTGGCCAAGCAGCTCGCCGAACGGCGGCCCAGCCTGGTCGGGCGCTCGCTGACCATCACGCCGACCCGCCACCCCACC